A window of the Lolium perenne isolate Kyuss_39 chromosome 7, Kyuss_2.0, whole genome shotgun sequence genome harbors these coding sequences:
- the LOC139833887 gene encoding uncharacterized protein, translating to MVVAKFWKYFKRAEGKENACDDVLHQLARKRVTGMHYEARIQCVRDWHADRFVHMSKEDARDTLMQPWQYLQNPPQYVGNDDRCFRAMVMWWTCPRTSRSTRRAR from the exons atggttgttgccaaattctgg aaatacttcaagagggccgagggcaaggagaatgcgtgcgatgatgtcctacaccagcttgcaaggaagagggtgactggcatgcactacgaggcacgtattcaatgcgtccgcgactggcacgccgaccgcttcgtccacatgagtaaggaggacgctcgcgacacgctcatgcagccgtggcagtacttgcag aaccctcctcagtacgtcggcaacgacgataggtgctttcgtgcgatggtcatgtggtggacatgcccccgcacctcaagaagcacgaggagggcaag